A region of Fibrobacter succinogenes subsp. succinogenes S85 DNA encodes the following proteins:
- a CDS encoding porin family protein: protein MKKFILVAVFAIFCLGSNALARGVSEPILRIGVHVGIGTTGYWDYPSESLVGSDDWGGVAADLGGVFKFRINDILNFITELNFGLNVVSRDIAFGRNRQTYYTQEETRTILKTDLPLLIRVWPLEYGFFDAGVQINANFWSTSNKEYHDADGNSLQSVSGDLETWKVRTNVTSLVFGFGLGGVIGDLGFRFILDLDRIHKNDKISYYNDGKEIYPYDEYVKIKSEKNIPGPSEKPTVFENKTKIWTLQFVVNYYFDLKSSR from the coding sequence ATGAAAAAGTTCATCCTAGTTGCCGTCTTCGCCATATTTTGCCTTGGCTCAAATGCGCTTGCCAGGGGAGTGTCCGAACCGATTCTCCGTATTGGCGTGCATGTAGGCATAGGTACTACTGGTTATTGGGACTACCCGTCGGAATCTCTTGTGGGTAGCGATGACTGGGGCGGTGTCGCGGCAGACTTGGGTGGCGTGTTTAAGTTCCGTATAAATGATATCCTGAACTTTATTACTGAATTGAATTTTGGCCTGAATGTGGTTAGCCGTGATATTGCCTTTGGCAGGAATCGGCAAACTTACTATACGCAAGAAGAAACGCGTACAATCTTGAAGACGGATTTACCGCTCCTTATTCGTGTTTGGCCGTTGGAATACGGCTTCTTTGATGCGGGTGTCCAGATCAATGCCAATTTTTGGAGTACAAGCAACAAGGAATACCATGATGCCGATGGAAATTCTTTACAGAGCGTGAGTGGCGATTTGGAAACATGGAAAGTGAGGACAAATGTCACGTCTCTTGTTTTCGGTTTTGGCCTCGGTGGTGTCATTGGTGACCTTGGTTTCCGCTTTATTCTGGACCTCGATCGCATCCATAAAAATGACAAGATTTCTTACTACAACGATGGTAAGGAGATTTATCCTTACGATGAATATGTCAAGATAAAGTCCGAAAAAAATATTCCAGGACCGTCAGAGAAGCCTACGGTCTTTGAAAACAAGACAAAAATTTGGACCTTGCAGTTTGTGGTCAATTACTACTTTGATTTGAAATCATCCAGGTAA
- a CDS encoding outer membrane beta-barrel protein yields MKKLFIASAIAMMCLSANAFAEDDGYGNDIPAARTEGTVDDGYGNKLPANEPEYKSFDEARSSSNSSNDGQRPKSLFGVHLGIGYASFWDYPTDKDFEMFFGKNEWSGVSMDFGLVFKYRINPLISFVPEFNLGISYFMEEIEGSEDYDFLWGAYKVNDTRTLININVPLAIRLTVPFVYLEAGARLNLNLSTSHDYEYTDRDGNNLQYYDWEDDEYKNVTRKAEDEWKVKTFIPSIMAGLGTTILINGHECDFGVRVFFDMNGIEEKDKFVIEDDRSDRIKVVKDETKIYSIQFVFNYFF; encoded by the coding sequence ATGAAAAAGCTCTTTATTGCATCTGCTATCGCCATGATGTGCCTTAGCGCAAACGCCTTTGCCGAAGATGACGGTTACGGTAACGACATCCCGGCTGCAAGGACCGAAGGTACCGTTGATGACGGTTACGGCAATAAGCTCCCGGCGAACGAACCTGAATACAAGAGCTTTGACGAAGCACGTTCTTCTTCAAATTCTTCAAATGACGGTCAGCGTCCGAAGTCACTTTTCGGTGTCCACCTTGGCATTGGTTATGCTTCTTTCTGGGATTATCCGACAGATAAGGATTTTGAAATGTTCTTTGGCAAGAATGAATGGTCCGGTGTTTCCATGGACTTCGGTCTTGTCTTCAAGTATCGCATCAATCCGTTGATTTCTTTTGTCCCTGAATTCAACTTGGGCATTAGCTACTTCATGGAAGAAATTGAAGGTTCCGAAGACTATGACTTCCTCTGGGGTGCTTACAAGGTCAATGATACTCGTACCCTCATCAATATCAATGTTCCTCTTGCAATCCGTTTGACGGTTCCCTTTGTTTATCTTGAAGCGGGCGCTCGCCTCAATTTGAATCTCTCTACGTCTCATGACTATGAATATACGGACAGAGACGGCAATAATCTTCAGTACTATGATTGGGAAGACGATGAATACAAGAACGTGACCCGCAAGGCTGAAGATGAATGGAAGGTGAAAACGTTCATTCCGTCTATCATGGCAGGCCTTGGCACGACTATTCTCATCAATGGTCATGAATGTGACTTCGGTGTCCGCGTGTTCTTTGACATGAATGGTATTGAAGAAAAAGACAAGTTCGTCATTGAAGATGATCGTAGCGACCGTATCAAGGTTGTTAAGGACGAAACTAAGATTTACTCTATCCAGTTTGTATTCAATTACTTCTTCTAA